Part of the Mya arenaria isolate MELC-2E11 chromosome 8, ASM2691426v1 genome, AAACGGTTTATTTGGGCATTTTATCTTCTTCTCAGgtaaaatttagtttatttcaATGGGTGGTCAAATATCTAAATCCGGGGACCGAGACTAAAGGATACTTGAAATCTAAAGTTATTTGCATTCTTTAGCCTGTGaattgaatttgatattttagataATGCAACGTAAACGAAAGGAATACGTTCAACATAAATCTAACAGCGGAGCTGGTAAGacaattttatatcataaatgaaagCCCGTCAGTATTCTCTGAGGTATAAGCTTACACACTTCATCGAACGCCAACGCCGAAACAAGTAGAACAGCCTTATAACACTGCATAATGCAAAGAatgtaatatgaaataaattatgtagAACGTCTGCTAGAATGAAATATTAGTCATTAAAGACATTGTATAAGTATGTTATTTGATGCAATGTGCAGGGAAGATGAATGAGTTATTTCCTTTGTTCAGCAAATCGCCATGATGGGGGAAAAGGAGTGACCAATTGTCTTTTATTATTCTTGTTCAGGTTACATTTGTCGTTAAGTGCGCGTACACCTCTCATTCTAGGGATTGTCTTTATAGTCCAGTGTTCAAATAAATTTTAGATCGATTtcctagaaaaaatatcaaagtgtCTGAACAACCTATTGCAGTAAAAGTTTATTGGCTTTTACTTCAACGATTAATTAGTTAAATATACCTTCTACTAAGCAAGGGAGAATAATATTTAGTGGCCCGGTTGTTCAAAACTCTCGTTAAGGATTTAACGTTAACTATCATCGTTAAATATTACGCTGTCAACGTTAAAATTAACGTTAACTTTAACGTTGAAAAAATGAGTTGTTCAAACTTAACACTTACACTGACGGCGATAAGGTAAGCGTTAACTTAACGACTTTTCTAACGTTGGTCTGGACCAACGTTAGAGTCGACGTTAAATAGTCAGTTgatgttaaaaatggccgccataGTTGGTGCTTTTCTCAACAACAGAAGAAAAGAGAGGATTTATAGACATTTTTCCATCAACATGAACTGTGATAACACAGAGATGAGACGCCGCTACCGTTTTGATAACAATGGGATTGAAATAATTGTACAGCTGCTTGCCTAAGACCTTCAACGGAAGACTAAACGGTCGGAAGCGGTGTCAGTCCGGGAGCAAGTGTGTTTGGCTCTAAGATTTTACGCCTCCGGTTCATTTATGCAGGTTAATATTCTGAAATTATTTGGTAACCATATTTATTTCCAAGCCTGTTAACAATGACTTAAAACTTGtactaaacaaaaataagtagGGAACAAATTAGTAATATGTTATCTAAACTATTTCTGGCTTACTTGAATGAATTGTTTAAAGGTTGTTGGTGATTCTACTGGCCGCGACAAGTCAACAGTATCAAGGATAATATCAAATGTCACGGACAGTATGGTGGACATATCTCATCAATTCATCACCTGGCCAAATCGTGTTCAACAGCAGGAAATCATGCGGGAGTTCTTCACATCTGCTGGATTTCCCAACGTCATAGGAGCTGTTGATGGCTCACACATACGTATCATTATGCCGAAAGATGGCCACGACTTCATTAATAGAAAGAATTTCGCGTCGATCAAAGTTATGGCTGTATGTGACAGCAAaggtaaaaaacattttttgtttgaagttgAAGGTCaataaacatttagataaaacggCATACTGTAAAACGGGAAGTTTACTCTGATGCGATGGGTTTAGACTGGGTTACGTGCCCTTACCATTTCATTTATCCTGTTGTGCACTGGGAACCAGACAAGCGATGGTTTATGCATGGGGCAGGTGTCATTGCAGTGTACTGTATATTTTACTCGTTCATTTATGCTCGACCTACTGGAAAATTGTTCGTATAGTTGTATGTAACAGTTTTATAGCATTTAtgttgtatgtatttctttagaccttgcggtcaatgATAACCcttgaaagtgcaagcacttatttccaacggggtcctttgttttttgctgaagAGACAGGACGCtaaagagacagtggtgggatacaaggaagtccgggtgcgatggcctagctctttttcgaagagaccccttggttctttttcgtgctcggtgtaaagcaccggtacacggggtacaactttcctgggttaaaccagtactgagtacaccacttttccaagcactaccctttaaatgccgagtcTCAGGCAAGgaagctacttgtaccaacttttaacgtaatatatataacagaatCTAACATGTCTTAGCAGGCTATCGTTGTTTTCCAGGACGGTTTACATTCCTTGACGCCAGATGGCCAGGCTCATCGCACGACAGTTTTATTTATCGTGCAAGTGATATTGCGGACCACATGGACGCAATGAACAGAAGTTGGACTGATGGCATTTTAATTGCTGACAGTGGGTAAGTAATAATAACAttcaacacaaacatatattgtattcacatgtacttaaatatgcatacatttaaaaaaaacatacacgtttaccaacttttttaaaataatcaccaaacataacaaaactataataacaactttaaataGTCtgcatattatatcataatattacaaaaaaatagagTAGCCGTGGGGATGAAACCACATTCTTGAAATCAGGGGTTGAGGTGGCAAGGGGAACTTGAGACGTATTATATCACTGGTCTGAAAAGAAaagatttaaaattgtatatttagGTATGCCTGTTCTCGTGTCATGATGACACCATACAGAGTGGCCGATACTCAGcagaaaattaatttcaacCGGGCACACTCAAGGACAAGGGTTGCTGTGGAAATGGCTTTTGGTCGCTGGAAGCGACGATTCGGAATTCTACATGGAGAGGTAAATATAAAATACGAATAAAGCAGATTAGATTAGTAAactatattattaatacaagtatttttttttaaataatatgacggttttcaaaacaatatcaactGATAGTTGTGCTTTTTAAAACGTCTTAAGCAAAGGGCTagtaattcaataaacatgaatatcatAGTGTTATGTAACCTCGaatcattttctattttcttcCTTCTAATTTTTCTTTGTGGTAAAACATGGCCTTGACATTCacgaaaaaataaacaacaaaatggaaTATTAGTTGCAGTTGAAagaattttgatatatatatgtatggaaATGTGTTGAACTAACTTAAAAATCCTGCTATATACCTTACATTacggtttgtttacaaaaaacacATCCTTGTTATgtcattattcatttaatctttagcaaaatgatgaaatgaataatgaaatacCACCATTACTATGTCTTATGAAAGTTAAACGGTATAAGTGGATTAAGCCTTCCAGTGGATGGGGtaagtttaattgtttttcGATACATAAACAAAAAGGTCCTTGGTTTGGTTACCGGTTGGGGAGTTTTTAAATCAGCTGTTTACTTTGTACAAAATTCCgtaatttttcaattaataaatctTAGGTGTATTTCCCATCTAGCTACGTCTGAAGCCAGCTAAAGCGTCTAAGGTCACTGTAGCCTGTGCTGTACTCCACAACCTTGCCATCGACCTGAAGGAGCCTGATGTGGATGACGTTGTTCCTGTTGCGCCACAGCCAGGCGAAGATTACAGAGGACAGGAGCAGGGGCAGGCCATAAGAGATCATATTGCTAGAGCATACTTCAATTAATATaggataattgttttatttcaatgtaagatctATTTCAACAAGTTAGCATCAAAAGATAAATTTCACAAGTGGCGTAGCTATGAATTaagtatttacttttggtgttcacgaggtgaaatatattttaattacactgaaacatttttccttttttattatatgccttaaaatgacaataaatcagtcatcgaaattagacttttggatgaacaagcccataTTCTTAttctattgcttggcatcaaattttttaacaagccctagtatataaaattcagaatttgagcaagcccgaaacacattttaccagtgcagggcttgcaggcttgtgtaaatttcgaccactgataaattgttgtttttcagaaaagcgtgCCAATTTTCATGCAAATGTAACATCATTTCTGAAATGCGCTGACATTTGATTTGTAATTGAGAGCATGCTAAAACTAAAACAGTTGAGAAACAGCaattgaaacagtgaaataagctttttatttcactgataaatctttattaacacaggaaggcatataataaaaagtgtttttcgtgtttattatatgcattgCCATTAGTGAAATATGGATATGGATAACACAATATAACAAGTCACACTTATTCTCTTGATCAAATATCTAGGCTTACCCATGAATCCCGCTAGTGTTTGGCTGAAGGATTGTTCCTTCTCTTGCATTTTTTCAGTGGCACACTTGAAGAATGTCTCCATTGCTGCGAAGCTTCGGATCTGGACATCGGTCAGTTCATTCTgtattaaaattgtaatattgCAGTGAAtatggaaatataattttaggcattttctgtcaaagtaaaaattgcaatatttgGATGGCTTTTAAGAGAATTCTCTATGATGCAACAAACTGCagtaatttaaagaaaaagaagaatgtctttcaatttaacaattttattaacaCCATTAAATCTTGCAACCCCTACCCAAAAATTTGGCAACATTTActgataaatatgaatatatatttatatgtacaaaGTCAAGCTCATTACCTGTTTTTGGAAAAAGATGTAATGCATCTTGTTGATGTCTTCTGTTGTCACCTTTGTTGTTTCCTTGGCCCATAACTGAAAAGACCGAGCATTCACTTTTATTTCACTCATTAGTTCTGTATTGTCAACAAGAGTCAATTTGTGATGGTTTTAAGTAAATGCGTTGGccatgtaaaacatttacatatagTTGTACCTACCTAAACTGTTAGTTCAGTCTGTATTAACTAACAATATTCCGCATATATTTCAATGCTTGGTGAACAATGGTCGATCAGAATATCCAGAGAGCCAGAGTCAGTAAGTCATCTTTACAACACGCTTATTCCTGTCGCTGATTTGCATTCGCCTTAAGTTCAACGATAAACACACCATTTCTGCAGCCAGACAGCGGGACAAACATGTCTCATTTGATCAGAATGAAGTTAATTTCCCAGACATATAATGGACCTGTATGCAAGTATAATTCTACATATTAATATGTGTGAGGCAAACAAGTTAGCCATGATACCCAATAAACAAAAGCTGACTGAATATAtctgatattattattaaatgttacttCACCACATGAAAGGAACTAATTTCCAGTGagaaaattgaatttaaaagtgTCAATTCTCATATGTATTTACTTTAGAAGGAATAGAAAGAAATACAAATTCAGCTTTAAATTGACATAATTGAATATGACTTCATGATATCCTGTTTATTATCAATCTAAAGATCCATACGATAATACGTGATAAGGTATAGGTAATCTTAAATGCTATTAAATTCGAGACAAAAACTAAGGTCACAAAACAATCTAAATAAAACTTGTAATGGAACTGTTATTTTATCcacttattttgttaaatagcttGGGGTAACTATACACCAGAATCTTTCCATGGCCGACTCAGTTCTAAAAAAAGCAAATGCAAGGTATAATTGATCATAAGCCTTTCTGTTAATTTGACCTCCATTGGGATTTTCCATTAACGTGTGATGAGACTAATGCATGAATTGTAGTGTTTATAATCCGAGagtgaaaaataataataacagctTTACAAAGAAGACAGgtttaataacattgttaaagtttccTCCCATAAGTTCACATCCAATTACCACTTAATGTGGGCTGTAACGGTGTTGTATTCACTGTAAGCAGATGAATACAGAGTAACGACTTTTCCAGAGGTGTTAAAATGCTTACAGAAAACCTTAAACTAACGTGGATAGTGCGCCGTAGTACAAATAGTACTTTTATGAACGTACCATCATGAAGGTATCGCAAACTTAGGCAGTACAGGTGTATCCTATTTGCGTGTGAAACCAGTTGTCTGTTTGCGATAACATTCGGAATACCTGGGCCATTTACAATCAAAAACATCATAGGATGTATGTCGGTACACCAgtaaaagtatttcaaaaagCTGTAAattatagtattaattaattgaattgtttaatgtgtgttttgtATATCTTGTTGAagtgccagtgaagtgttttattgctttaataattaggatttaactgctaaattgaaattacatcCGATGttttttttcgatgaaaaatggccgaggggtTCCGAAGGCTTGCGATAGTTTTGTCTCTGTCTCATCCAAAGGAGAATTTACTATAGTACTAAGACGTGTGACCTTTTTCTGGGATCTATAGAACTAAGGGTAACTTGCACCAAATTGTTTAACACATGGCAGTGAATCGAAGTATGGTTATATCATAACAGACTATTGGTTTTTCCATCTTGATATGTTTTGAAGCTGAAAGGTTGGTTTCCaagaaaacacaaaatgcaTATAGTATGCCACTAAAGGCTAAAGGCAAGCTAATGTCCTTCTCATTTGACATAAAATCTTGAATTCACTCGACTAGCAGGCATTGTCTGTATGTACAATGTGCATTGTCACCaacatatttaatgtaaaatgaaatatgtcaacATGCATTTGAATTGGCAATATAACGTTGAAACATTGTCTTTCttttggcaacatttttttACCTCGAATACAAAATAGAAAGGTAAGGTACAGTTTAAGGATAATAGTAAGCTATAGCATTAAAGTCGACAAGATAGTAGCGCTTCTAGTTCATAATCCGGGGTTCAATGTTTCAAGTCTCAAACACGGCACATATTTGCTGTTTCTTTGTACAAggaaattgttgttttcttttttaaacacatttgtacCCTTGCGAGTTGCTACAAGATTTTGTGTAATGCATAGACACTGGAAAGTGAGTTTTACTTCTTTGTTGGTGAAATCTTACATTATACAAGCAATACAGGGTATCTAGACTAACATAACCTCTATTACTAAGTTCTTTTGTCTAGAGTATTTCGAAACGTTTTGCGAATTACACATTTTCTTCAGTTTCTTTCTGTGGGTAGAAAACAATTAATTGCtataatatacaatgtatgcttAAATAAGTGATGTTTAATAGCATATTCCGATATGTGTATTGCATATAATCAAGGAACTAGGCAAGTAAGTCAAATTGAAAATTACCTTCTAACATTAAGTATCCCGTCAATATCTCAAGAAATGACCTAGCAGTTGATACAAACTTTACGATAACAATCAAGCTATAATTCCTTTccaatttataaattatttaaacaaggAGAATTAAGGTAAAGTAGGTTTTTGGCATAATTTTCCGATTTTACAAAAGTCAAATTCCAAGCTTGACGTAGGATGTGTTATATATAAGAGAAGGTTTTGCAAAACTATTGTGctctttttcaaatattctaGAAACCGAACAGATGTTTGACCTTTCAGTAACGCGAAAACTTGATATATAACCTAGGatttgttttatctgttttcatTAACATCAAAGCCTTAACAAGATCTCTAAGGTAGCCAATTACCGTCACTAACTATGACAACATTGATCCCGACTCCAATACTGACTTTATATTCGCCTCGTATTTTGTATTAAACAGATCAAGGAGAGGAGGTTTAATAAGTTTGGCCTAATGcaagaaacatttaattttcgGAAAGGAAGACATTGTATTCTACTGATATTGCGTTATAAAATCCTACTCTCTATCACAATATACCAGATCAGATCAGTTACATAATACCTTCGATCACTTTACCTACTTTTACGATGCAGATTCATAAAGATTAGCTAGCCTTTCGTTGAAATATCGAGATTAAAATACTACATGATATAGATGCTTATATAATAGCTGACCCTCTCGAAATTCTTACTTTCTTTGGTCGTACAGTAATCACTGTCAACAAGcatgtcatgtgatgatgaACAAATCACGTGACATCGTaccaaaagttattttttaattcagttgaaatgaacttttttcttttaaatagtttaaatccAACGTATACTACGCGGTGTCCATGATCTCAACTGCTCGTTAGAAAAAATCACTCACAATGAGATTATAAAGGAGAGTACCTTAACGAATGCccatttttcttttatcatgctTATGCGTTGTATAAACATcgtgtttatttaaacttttttttatttttaaggtattttttgtcagaaatcaATCAAAGCTAGATGTGTTGAAACTTTGATATTCATGTCAATAGTATCACCATATGATTATGAAGGAATCAAAAAAGGgttgtgttaaaatatattgcattctGGGGTAACAAGCACCAACACACTGAATTCTAAACTGTTTAAGTATTTCACATAATATTAACTGCATTAAAACCGttacatttgaaaattcaaaaatgtgtttttcgtATTATTTAGTAGCtttatattctattaaataGGGTATTCACGGAAAAATCCAACAAAAACGTATTTCCTCACAACTACATGAaaaagcccagtagcaaaacgtGTTTTGATTACCAAGTTAAGAATTTGTTACCTGATTTTCATTCCGGTGGGCATCGACTACTGAGTCATATTCAAATTTTACGACGTTTTTTAGTGGTCGAAGAACAATTTGAAATTAGCAGACTTGTCTCTCTTGAATATATGCAATCCACATATTGAAAGGTTGCTTACCAACATAAATTAGTTACACTAATTTGGCATTTCTAAAGCacttatgaataataaatacaatcCAATAAACACGATGTTTTTCTCCATTTTCCGCATTACGTTCTCATCagtagataaaacaaaatcatgtacaatacatttttcaattacCAAAGTGcattgtaattgtatttttatcctttatattttggaataataaGATCAAGTTAACGAAAGTAATGTAAGTGGTCTGCTGGAGATCCATATTTGTACAAACTTATGCTAATACAACTTGGGTAACAGTACAAATATAAGAAAAAGTGCCCTTGTGTAGGGTTCGTAACAACAAATGTTTGTACGTCGTGTTTCTCTGGTTCAGTATCTCTAGACACCTAGCCTTGTGGGTTTCTATTACGCTTTTGCTTAATGTTTCGGCTATTTGGTATGTCCCCGTTATCGCCATTGTATTACTAATTATTACTATTGTCAACTTGCTTGCCTTCTTGCGCTCTACAATACTCATATACTAACTTGCCATTAATATCATCGGAGTAATTGGatacaaatttacattttattcttttGACTACGACGAAAATTCTGACCAGGATTAACTAAACCCAATTTTACACTAGACTGACGGCTTTTTAATCTAAAAACACTTAACTTTGACATCCAAGACGAATGTGCGATAGGATTCCTAATAATATATGACAGCTAAGTATTCTTGACAAGGTAAAGTATTGTAAATTGTGACCACAGACATCTAACATTCAATTTAGAAATGGCATTCCGCGGCACAGACGAATgaataatcataattatttcctaggctttaaaatgtttatgcaGCCTGATTAGTCTGGTTACAGAATTAGGCAATAACAATATTTCtagagaaaaaacaaaaaaacaaaaagggataaaaatgcacaaaaacgGGCAAACCATGTAGTCTATGGAAAGGTCAAGTTTATTTCAAGTGCGCCTTTCACCTGTAATAATAAGAGctgaacaatattttattgacaatgttGAGAACAAAGACACCAACAGTTTACTGGACAGATAACCAAATAATAAGATCAACACAGTAATTGAACTTCCGGTTGTGTTTAATGGCGGACGCCTCATAACAATGCATTAGGAAATTATGACTTTTTGATGATGTTCTAGTTCGTTTAGGAGGATATGAGATTATCTGTGAGTTGTGGTATACCTATGCGTTTGAAAAGTCACTATTGAAATGATTTAGAAATGATTTAGAAACtttaaacctttaaacgacAGTATATCTACATGTACCTATATACCTGAATACTTGTGTATTGACTTTTATAaacaggtcaaaaactaggacTTATTAGGTGAAGTTACGCTCGAAATTTTATTGAGTATACTGTGGATAATTAAAAGCGTGAACCTGAATTATATTGAAGCATACAGTATGCTTAGCAATTTTCCGCTTTGATTGAAATGAGTATATCCACGTCTACGCCAATAAATGCCAATAAGTCCACCAAGAGGGATTTTTCTGTCTTATTATCGCCCGAAGAGTTTTTAGAACATAAGAAAAATCGTATTTGTAGTGACACGAGTGATTCCAGTGACAAGTATA contains:
- the LOC128242224 gene encoding putative nuclease HARBI1 — encoded protein: MDAMNRSWTDGILIADSGYACSRVMMTPYRVADTQQKINFNRAHSRTRVAVEMAFGRWKRRFGILHGELRLKPAKASKVTVACAVLHNLAIDLKEPDVDDVVPVAPQPGEDYRGQEQGQAIRDHIARAYFN